One window of the Allosaccharopolyspora coralli genome contains the following:
- a CDS encoding SGNH/GDSL hydrolase family protein — translation MFGFQSIRLLAYAFGTAGGLSGAAYGLLNEQSRRARKIIGPPRAQPLRADGVYLPDGSGPVPDADGADALELAVLGDSTAAGLGVEEPDELPGVRIARGMAEELQRPVALTTHAVVGTTSRRLRPQVEAALVTPPRLALILIGANDVTSKQRASTSARLLGETVRALMDRGVAVVAGTCPDLGAIRPIPQPLRAVARSWSHALGKAQRREVEAVGGRAVPLADLLSPEFLTRPSEMFSPDNFHPSAAGYAATADVLLPVLCDAIGEWAGGPVPRPPVRSTAAEARRPTRRIVARLNRGLARRAWAGDQ, via the coding sequence ATGTTCGGTTTCCAGTCGATCCGTCTGCTCGCCTACGCGTTCGGCACCGCGGGCGGACTCTCTGGCGCCGCGTACGGCCTGCTCAACGAGCAATCCCGGCGAGCGCGCAAAATCATCGGACCGCCTCGCGCGCAACCGCTGCGAGCCGACGGCGTGTATCTGCCGGACGGCTCCGGCCCGGTCCCGGACGCCGACGGTGCCGATGCTCTGGAGCTGGCGGTGCTCGGCGACTCGACGGCGGCCGGGCTCGGTGTCGAGGAGCCGGACGAACTCCCGGGGGTGCGCATCGCGCGGGGCATGGCCGAGGAGCTTCAGCGTCCGGTCGCGTTGACCACGCACGCCGTCGTCGGTACCACCAGCCGCAGGCTCCGGCCCCAGGTGGAGGCCGCTTTGGTGACTCCGCCGCGGCTGGCGTTGATTCTCATCGGTGCCAACGACGTGACGTCGAAGCAGCGGGCGAGCACGTCCGCACGCCTGCTCGGGGAGACGGTGCGCGCACTGATGGACAGGGGCGTGGCCGTCGTCGCCGGGACCTGCCCGGACCTGGGCGCGATCCGTCCGATCCCGCAGCCGCTGCGCGCCGTGGCCCGGTCCTGGAGTCACGCGCTCGGAAAGGCGCAGCGCCGTGAGGTGGAGGCCGTGGGAGGACGGGCCGTACCGCTGGCGGACCTGCTCTCACCGGAATTCCTCACCCGGCCGTCGGAGATGTTCAGCCCGGACAACTTCCACCCGTCGGCGGCGGGGTACGCGGCCACCGCCGACGTGCTGTTGCCGGTGCTCTGCGACGCGATCGGCGAGTGGGCGGGCGGGCCCGTTCCGCGCCCGCCGGTGCGGTCGACGGCGGCCGAAGCTCGGCGGCCGACGCGCCGCATCGTCGCTCGGCTGAACCGCGGGCTGGCTCGCCGCGCTTGGGCGGGCGACCAGTAG
- a CDS encoding acetyl-CoA C-acetyltransferase, producing the protein MPEAVIVSAARSPIGRAGKGSLIDLRPDDLTAQMVRAALDKVPGLDPREIDDLMLGCGLPGGEQGFNMARAVSVLLGYDHLPGTTITRYCSSSLQTSRMALHAIKAGEGDVFISAGVEMVSRLAKGSSDSLPDTHNPLFAEAEQRTQRVAEQGSDTWNNPREYDALPDVYIPMGQTAENLAREKNVGRDEMDDFGVRSQNLAEKAIANGFWDREITPVTRPDGSVVNADDGPRAGVTKAALSGLKPVFRPDGRITAGNCCALNDGAAALVIMSDTKAKELGLTPLARIVSTGVSGLSPEIMGLGPVEASKQALSRAGLGVGDIDLVEINEAFAAQVIPSYQDLGIPLEKLNVNGGAIAVGHPFGMTGARITATLMNSLQWHDKQFGLETMCVGGGQGMAMVLERLS; encoded by the coding sequence ATGCCCGAAGCTGTCATCGTCTCCGCCGCACGCTCCCCCATCGGTCGTGCAGGCAAGGGCTCGCTGATCGACCTCCGTCCGGACGACCTCACCGCGCAGATGGTGCGCGCCGCGCTCGACAAGGTCCCCGGACTCGACCCGCGCGAGATCGACGACCTGATGCTCGGCTGCGGCCTGCCCGGTGGTGAACAGGGCTTCAACATGGCCCGGGCCGTGTCCGTCCTGCTCGGCTACGACCACCTGCCCGGCACCACCATCACCCGCTACTGCTCGTCGAGCCTGCAGACCTCCCGGATGGCACTGCACGCCATCAAGGCCGGTGAAGGCGACGTGTTCATCAGCGCCGGTGTCGAGATGGTGTCGCGGCTCGCCAAGGGAAGTTCGGACTCGCTGCCGGACACGCACAACCCGCTGTTCGCAGAGGCGGAGCAGCGCACCCAACGTGTCGCCGAACAAGGTTCGGACACGTGGAACAATCCGCGTGAGTACGACGCGTTGCCCGACGTCTACATCCCGATGGGGCAGACCGCCGAGAACCTCGCCCGCGAGAAGAACGTCGGCCGCGACGAGATGGACGACTTCGGCGTCCGCTCCCAGAACCTCGCCGAGAAGGCCATCGCCAACGGCTTCTGGGATCGGGAGATCACGCCGGTCACGCGTCCCGACGGTTCCGTCGTGAACGCCGACGACGGGCCGCGTGCGGGCGTGACGAAGGCGGCCCTGTCCGGGCTCAAGCCGGTGTTCCGGCCGGACGGGCGCATCACGGCGGGCAACTGCTGCGCGCTCAACGACGGTGCGGCCGCGCTCGTCATCATGAGCGACACCAAGGCCAAGGAACTCGGGCTCACCCCGCTCGCGCGGATCGTGTCCACCGGAGTCTCGGGGCTGTCCCCGGAGATCATGGGGCTCGGGCCGGTCGAGGCGTCGAAGCAGGCACTCTCCCGCGCCGGACTCGGTGTCGGCGACATCGACCTCGTCGAGATCAACGAGGCATTCGCCGCACAGGTCATCCCGTCGTATCAGGACTTGGGGATCCCGCTGGAGAAGCTCAACGTCAACGGCGGCGCCATCGCCGTGGGCCACCCGTTCGGCATGACCGGCGCACGGATCACCGCCACGCTGATGAACTCGCTGCAGTGGCACGACAAGCAGTTCGGCCTGGAGACGATGTGCGTCGGCGGCGGCCAGGGCATGGCCATGGTCCTCGAACGCCTCTCCTGA
- a CDS encoding Bax inhibitor-1/YccA family protein, with product MRTTSNPAFKNLPSGGGYANFNYGQGQPAAAGGTFGQAPSAPAQTGRPMTIDDVVTKTAITLAIAVATGVATYVVGGASSVMLALPAAIVGLVIALVIVFRKKVSPGLVIAYSAVEGVFLGGISYLFGVLVAGNPAIIAQAVAGTIGVFAGMLVVYKTGAIRVTPKLTKWIIGAIAGVLVLMLVNLVASFFTEGGLGLRDGGPMAIAFSLLCIGIAAFSFLLDFDAADKMIKSGADAKLAWYVAFGLMVTLVWLYLEILRLLSYFQNN from the coding sequence TTGCGCACTACCAGCAACCCAGCGTTCAAGAACCTGCCGAGCGGCGGTGGGTACGCGAACTTCAACTACGGCCAGGGTCAGCCCGCCGCGGCCGGCGGCACCTTCGGCCAGGCGCCGTCGGCCCCGGCGCAGACCGGCCGCCCGATGACCATCGACGATGTGGTCACCAAGACCGCGATCACGCTGGCCATCGCCGTCGCGACCGGCGTGGCGACCTACGTGGTCGGCGGCGCGAGCTCGGTGATGCTGGCGCTGCCCGCCGCCATCGTCGGCCTGGTGATCGCGCTCGTGATCGTCTTCCGCAAGAAGGTCAGCCCGGGGCTGGTCATCGCCTACTCGGCGGTCGAGGGCGTGTTCCTCGGCGGCATCAGCTATCTGTTCGGCGTCCTGGTGGCGGGTAATCCGGCGATCATCGCGCAGGCGGTCGCGGGCACGATCGGTGTGTTCGCCGGGATGCTCGTGGTCTACAAGACCGGCGCGATCCGGGTCACACCGAAGCTGACCAAGTGGATCATCGGCGCGATCGCCGGTGTCCTGGTCCTCATGCTGGTCAACCTCGTCGCCAGCTTCTTCACCGAGGGCGGCCTCGGCCTGCGTGACGGTGGTCCGATGGCGATCGCGTTCAGCCTGCTGTGCATCGGCATCGCCGCGTTCAGCTTCCTGCTGGACTTCGACGCCGCCGACAAGATGATCAAGAGCGGCGCGGACGCGAAGCTCGCCTGGTACGTCGCCTTCGGTCTCATGGTCACCCTGGTCTGGCTGTACCTCGAGATCCTGCGTCTGCTCTCGTACTTCCAGAACAACTAG